The nucleotide sequence CATCAACCATAAATTTCTTACGCTATATTTTTGAAATTACCTGAGTTTCAAATTTACCGATTTATTTGAAGCCTTTTCTTCAAATAGAATCATCGAATCTTTGAGGGATCTCTTCACTTAACGAGCATCATTGCATTCGTTTCTTCAAAAAGACCAGCTTTTGAATTCACTTTCAGTTTGTAAAAATATACACCGCTCGAAAGTTTCAACGAACCAGCTTCAAACGGGATAGAATAATTTCCTTGATTGTGACTGGATTTCAGAAGTGTGGTGACTTTTTTTCCTAAAGCATCATAAATCTCGAGCGTGACATCCGATGGTTCCTTCAAGTTGAATTGAATTTGTGTGGTTGGATTAAACGGGTTAGGAAAATTTTTTAACCCAAAGTTTTTACTTTTTTTTTGAGGCGTTTTTCCCTCCTTCACCTTCAGTGGGGTCGGTGGAAAAAAAAACGTCAACATCTCTTTCATCAATGCCCGCCAGTTTCCCCACGAGTGCCCTTCATTCACTTCTCGGTAAAGCAGTGGGTAGCCCTTTTGTTGCATTAAGTCACGCATTTGCCGCGCCCGATCTCGTGTATCATTAATGGTTCCGGAGCTCATGTAAACTTTGAGCGGTAATTTCACGGAGTCTTGATAATCGGTGTAAATCCCGGGCGAGTACCAAAATGCAGGTGATTGAATCCCTATCAACCCAAAAGTATGTGATGCCCTTACACCAAAAAAAGCCGCACAAATTCCGCCAAGCGAAGTGCCCAAAATGGCACGCTGGTCTTGGCTCTTTGCGGTTTTATAATTAGTATCAATCAATGGAACCAGTTCATTTTTCACAAAATTGAGATAAGTGGTATTCATCGGATATTCATTTTGCCGCCGGTTTTGACTTGAATTTGATGGATTTACCGGGCTGATAAAGACTGCAATAATCGGCCGTATCGAACCCTCAGCGATAAGGTTATCCAAGGTAATCACCATACTGCCCATTTGATCATGAGAGTACTCCTGACCATCGGTAACATAAATGACTGGAAGATTCGAAAGCGTGTTATAACCATTGGGTGTATAAACTCTGTAATGAAGTGAATAACCCAGATTGTTTGATGAAATGAGTTGATTTGAAGTGAGTGGCCCTTGAGCGACACCTTGCTTTCGATATGCAAAAATTGGAGAAACATATTGCGGCATTCGGAGTTCCGAATTCGGTCCAAAGCCGCTCATTTGTTGGTTTGGATTGTTGGGATCTAGTATCCAATTATTCCCATTGAGAACGATTTTATAATCGAGCCGTGCGTCGTTGGGGAAAACGGTTTCCCAAATCCACACATCGTTGTTTCCAATCTTGACACCAGTTCCTCCGCTCGAACCTCCCCAATTATTGAAATCGCCATTCCACTTTACAGAGCTTGAATTTCCGCGATAAAGAAATGCCACGGAATCGCCGATGGCAAAAGGGACGCGCCTAGAATTAAGAAGCAATTGCCAGAGTACATTGAGTTCCGTTGGGCTGTTTGAGGCAGTTACCAGCGCAGATTTAAATTCAGAAAATGTTTGAAATTTCGCACTGTCGGGATATTGTGCTTGGATGACTTGATGGGAAAACCAAAAAGAAGTAATCAAAACGAAAAGGGAACTCAATTTCATTGTTTTAAGAGCAACACATTTGTTGGGACTATTTGATTTTGGTTGGAGTGATTGGTAACTGAACTTCATAAATACTTCATTGAATATGATTCGGTAAACCTTAAAACACAAGATTAACTTTTAAAGGATGATTTAAAAAGGAAATATCGCCCCGAGTTTTTTTTAAAGAGCGATATTTCATTTGCGTTCAAAAGATAATCTGTTAGTGAATCGTTTCTTCGTAAGGCAACGCCACAACAGGAATAAGCGAGGCATTGGCCTTTAGAAAATACACAGCGTGCTCGAAATGACTTGCTGCCGACTCCGAATAGATTGGCCCAAATAAACTAGAAAGAATTTCTTTTGTAAGGTTTTTTCGAAGTGAGGTAAAGAAAATTTCCTTGATTGATACCACATCCTCTTCCTCCTCAAAAATGGTCTCGAAAATACTTGTTGGCTTGGGATACTCAACTAACGCAAGTTTTGTTTCCGGATTAATACCAGCTGCTTCTTTCAAAACTTCGAGCGCTTTATAAAACCCGCCGAGTTCATCCACAAGTCCAATCTCCTTAGCGGCGAGCCCAGTCCATACCCTGCCTTGAGCAATGGAATCTATACTTGCAATCGACTTACCTCGACCTTCAGCGACATTGGCTAAAAACCGTTGATAAATCCCATCCACCATTGCATCAAAGCGAACCATCATTTCAGGTGAAAATTTTTGAAATAGATTAAACCCATCGGCATACTTTGAGGTGGTTATAACATCGCGCTTAAGGTCAATCATCGATTGCAGCTTTTGAATATTCGGCTTCATACTAAACACCCCAATTGAGCCGGTAATAGTATAAGGGGAAGCAACAATTTTATTGGCATTCATCGCCACCCAATACCCGCCAGAAGCGGCAAGATCCGACATTGAGACGACAACCGGCTTGCCTTGATTTTTAATATTCTCAATCG is from Chloroherpetonaceae bacterium and encodes:
- a CDS encoding alpha/beta hydrolase-fold protein, giving the protein MKLSSLFVLITSFWFSHQVIQAQYPDSAKFQTFSEFKSALVTASNSPTELNVLWQLLLNSRRVPFAIGDSVAFLYRGNSSSVKWNGDFNNWGGSSGGTGVKIGNNDVWIWETVFPNDARLDYKIVLNGNNWILDPNNPNQQMSGFGPNSELRMPQYVSPIFAYRKQGVAQGPLTSNQLISSNNLGYSLHYRVYTPNGYNTLSNLPVIYVTDGQEYSHDQMGSMVITLDNLIAEGSIRPIIAVFISPVNPSNSSQNRRQNEYPMNTTYLNFVKNELVPLIDTNYKTAKSQDQRAILGTSLGGICAAFFGVRASHTFGLIGIQSPAFWYSPGIYTDYQDSVKLPLKVYMSSGTINDTRDRARQMRDLMQQKGYPLLYREVNEGHSWGNWRALMKEMLTFFFPPTPLKVKEGKTPQKKSKNFGLKNFPNPFNPTTQIQFNLKEPSDVTLEIYDALGKKVTTLLKSSHNQGNYSIPFEAGSLKLSSGVYFYKLKVNSKAGLFEETNAMMLVK